AAGGATCAGCCTGGAACATAAAGTAAGTGTAGTAAATACTTGAATTTACCCAAAATTTTAAccaataggtacatttttatgGGCGCTCTACATATTTaatggatataatattttttaaacacatattcatttattatttgtatttctaggTACTGTGtgctttatcattttatgcTACAGGCTCCTACCAAAGAATAGTAGGAATGGCTAAATGTTTAGGGCAAACCACAGTTAGTAAATATGTGAGACAGGTTACTGACGCCCTTGTAACCccctcaatattaaattactttataaaatttcctGCGACGCTAGAGCagcgtaatattataaaaaacaagtaagtagtaatcaaattataataactaagtTTGCACAAATTGAGTGGACTGTATTGAATagcgaaattaaataatagattaaattacaaaaaatcctttatttacagattttatacaaaatttggcATCCCTGGAGTAATATGATGCATAGATGGGtctcattttcatatattcacTCCAAAAAGAGACattgagcatttattttattgcagaaaGCATTTCTACTCACTGAATGTGCAAATGgtgagatattaaattttaatatacctcaCTCAGCACCGATGgcctaacaattaattaattacaataattatgttgtacagTTGCATCTTCatccacatttttacatttcagataTGTGACAGTGAATGCCGAATTATTAGTGTTAATGCAAAATATGGAGGTGCTACCCACGACGcatttatttgggaaaatagTCAAgccaacataaataaaaataatgaacaagtttGGTTTTTAGGTAGGTAAAACTGTATTAACCAATTAGAAAAAGATATGTTGCAAAATACTTAGGGCAGCAGGCAAGttccagtaattaaaatttacagatttttttttaataacttattctttaaataaaaaaaaatccaggtGATTCTGGATATCCACAGAGGCCTTGGATGATGACACCAATCCCAGATGCTGCTGAAGGTGCGCCAGAGGCAAAATATAATACCATCCATGGGAAAGCCAGagttgtaatagaaaatacatttggtaGACTTAAAAATAGGTGGAGATGCCTTTGTAAGGACCGGACATTACACTACACCCCCGAAAGATGTGCAACTATAATTATGGCATGTAGCGTTCTACACAACTTAGCGATAGATTTTATGTTGCCCGATCCTGAAGAAGATGTCATAAATTCTTTAGAATTAGGAATATCAGCAGTTTCTTCAGAAGAACCTCTTCGCGACCATGGTTCTAGAGATGATTTGATTCGCGGTAGAACACTAAGACAAATATTAGTGGATAGAATCAATAGACTacacattgttaataattaatttaattttccattttttttctaggttttgTGTTACCATGTGTCATAAGAGAATAATTGTATGAGAActctgtctgtattttttttctttatttgtaattttaaactcattCCACAGAGTGTTAGGTCTtagctaattgttttttatttgtattttcgtgttgttacttttaagctctatattgtattttatagaacgGTGTTGTCGCTAAGAGACTGTACatgtgctgttattttaattttaatttttgacggTCATAAAGAGCTGTTTTGCA
The nucleotide sequence above comes from Trichoplusia ni isolate ovarian cell line Hi5 chromosome 28, tn1, whole genome shotgun sequence. Encoded proteins:
- the LOC113506074 gene encoding putative nuclease HARBI1 — translated: MICDSECRIISVNAKYGGATHDAFIWENSQANINKNNEQVWFLGDSGYPQRPWMMTPIPDAAEGAPEAKYNTIHGKARVVIENTFGRLKNRWRCLCKDRTLHYTPERCATIIMACSVLHNLAIDFMLPDPEEDVINSLELGISAVSSEEPLRDHGSRDDLIRGRTLRQILVDRINRLHIVNN